The Octadecabacter arcticus 238 genome contains a region encoding:
- the glpK gene encoding glycerol kinase GlpK, translating to MSYVLAIDQGTTSTRSILFDGEMTPVARAQEEFPQHFPQSGWVEHDPIDLWTTTVATCRTAIEQAGISPSQVAAIGITNQRETVIVWDRITGAPIHNAIVWQDRRTADQCRALRDSGHEQMITDRTGLLVDPYFSGTKLRWILDHVDGARERATNGDLLFGTVDSYLIWNLTGGAVHATDATNAARTMLYDIRKGGWSSTICKLLDIPMQMLPDVKDCAADFGRARSDILGAEIPIFGVAGDQQAATLGQACFKPGMLKSTYGTGCFALLNTGETPVVSKNRLLTTIAYQLGGNPTYALEGSIFVAGAAVQWLRDGLQIIDDAAQTQALAEAADPHQDVILVPAFVGFGAPYWNPDSRGAAFGLTRATGPAEMAKAALESVGYQTRDLLDAMSADWQATGVQSTLRVDGGMSASNWAMQFLSDIIAAPVDRPVIQETTALGVAWLAGMYAGLYPDQDEFAASWVRETQFTPTMDPNLRAAKYESWQKAVQATLSF from the coding sequence ATGAGCTATGTTCTTGCAATCGACCAAGGCACAACATCGACACGTTCAATTTTGTTTGACGGTGAAATGACACCCGTTGCCCGTGCCCAAGAAGAGTTCCCGCAACATTTCCCCCAGTCTGGCTGGGTTGAACACGACCCGATAGATTTATGGACCACAACCGTCGCCACCTGCCGCACAGCGATTGAACAGGCGGGCATATCCCCGTCGCAAGTTGCCGCGATCGGGATTACAAACCAACGCGAAACGGTCATCGTCTGGGACCGCATAACCGGCGCACCCATTCACAACGCGATCGTCTGGCAAGACCGACGCACCGCCGATCAATGTCGCGCCTTGCGTGACAGTGGTCATGAACAAATGATAACCGATCGCACAGGTCTTTTGGTTGACCCGTATTTTTCAGGCACCAAGCTGCGATGGATTCTCGATCACGTTGACGGCGCCCGCGAACGCGCCACAAACGGCGATCTGTTGTTCGGGACCGTCGACAGCTATCTGATCTGGAACCTGACTGGCGGCGCAGTTCACGCCACAGACGCAACCAACGCTGCGCGCACGATGCTCTATGACATCCGCAAGGGCGGCTGGAGCAGCACGATCTGCAAACTGCTCGACATCCCGATGCAAATGCTGCCCGACGTCAAAGACTGCGCCGCTGATTTTGGCCGGGCGCGGTCTGATATACTTGGGGCTGAAATTCCAATCTTCGGTGTCGCGGGGGACCAGCAGGCGGCGACGCTCGGGCAGGCGTGTTTTAAACCGGGAATGTTGAAGTCAACTTATGGAACAGGGTGCTTTGCGCTGTTGAATACTGGTGAGACGCCCGTTGTGTCCAAGAACAGATTATTGACAACGATTGCCTATCAGTTGGGCGGAAATCCAACCTATGCGCTTGAAGGTTCGATTTTTGTCGCGGGGGCTGCAGTGCAGTGGCTGCGCGATGGATTGCAGATCATCGATGATGCTGCACAGACGCAGGCCTTGGCCGAAGCAGCTGACCCGCATCAGGACGTCATTCTTGTCCCTGCGTTTGTCGGGTTTGGCGCACCGTATTGGAACCCTGACAGTCGGGGTGCTGCGTTTGGCCTAACCCGCGCCACGGGCCCGGCCGAAATGGCCAAAGCGGCACTTGAAAGCGTGGGCTACCAGACGCGCGATCTGCTGGATGCGATGTCGGCTGACTGGCAGGCGACAGGCGTGCAATCGACCCTGCGGGTCGACGGTGGCATGTCTGCCAGCAATTGGGCGATGCAGTTTTTGTCCGATATTATCGCCGCACCCGTGGACAGACCGGTCATTCAGGAAACAACGGCGCTTGGTGTGGCGTGGCTCGCGGGAATGTACGCCGGACTTTACCCGGATCAAGATGAGTTTGCTGCATCTTGGGTCCGTGAAACCCAGTTTACACCGACGATGGATCCAAACCTACGCGCGGCAAAGTACGAATCTTGGCAAAAGGCTGTTCAAGCCACATTGAGTTTTTGA
- the serB gene encoding phosphoserine phosphatase SerB, with amino-acid sequence MFVITLIAKPGKLQPALVESLRNAWGGQSAQWLAADEAAEFAVDTKPVNLWDVWVDVQEMGVDLVCQPLIGRRKTMLLADMDSTMIQQECIDELADEAGVGARVADITARAMNGELDFEAALIERVGLLRGMAETVIGHVLATRITHMPGAATLLATMKANGGHAALVSGGFTAFTAQVSAQLGFDENRANTLLIEDGKLTGDVGRPILGKAAKVQALAEITARINITQDDVIAVGDGANDLGMLHAAGTGVALHAKPSVAAQCDVRINQGDLTALLYIQGYAKTEFV; translated from the coding sequence ATGTTTGTTATCACCCTGATCGCCAAGCCCGGAAAATTGCAGCCTGCTTTGGTGGAAAGCCTGCGCAATGCGTGGGGTGGCCAATCTGCGCAATGGCTCGCGGCGGATGAGGCGGCAGAATTTGCCGTTGATACCAAGCCCGTGAACCTGTGGGATGTCTGGGTGGACGTACAAGAAATGGGCGTCGATCTGGTGTGCCAACCGCTGATCGGACGCCGAAAAACTATGCTGCTCGCCGATATGGACAGCACAATGATCCAGCAGGAATGTATTGACGAACTGGCAGATGAAGCAGGCGTAGGTGCGCGCGTTGCCGATATTACAGCCCGCGCCATGAACGGTGAACTGGATTTTGAGGCTGCTTTGATCGAACGCGTCGGACTGCTGCGCGGCATGGCCGAAACTGTCATCGGCCATGTTTTGGCCACCCGAATCACCCACATGCCGGGCGCTGCGACGTTGCTGGCTACGATGAAGGCAAATGGCGGTCACGCAGCATTGGTATCCGGTGGGTTCACAGCGTTTACCGCGCAGGTGTCAGCCCAGCTTGGTTTTGACGAAAACCGCGCCAATACGCTGCTGATCGAAGACGGCAAATTGACGGGTGACGTTGGCCGCCCGATCCTTGGCAAAGCCGCCAAAGTGCAAGCGCTTGCGGAAATCACCGCGCGTATCAATATCACCCAAGACGACGTGATTGCGGTGGGTGACGGCGCAAATGACCTTGGCATGTTGCATGCCGCAGGCACGGGTGTTGCGCTTCATGCAAAACCGTCAGTCGCCGCACAATGCGACGTGCGCATCAACCAGGGCGATTTAACAGCGCTGCTTTATATCCAAGGCTATGCGAAGACCGAATTCGTCTAG
- a CDS encoding class 1 fructose-bisphosphatase, translated as MTDTTTLRRYLTKGDLDPNLIFLLEDIASACRSIANLVRNGAFEGNLGSANAINVQGETQKTLDILANDEFERICSNSPRLAALVSEEVEEVTWLKEPEEGDYLLYFDPLDGSSNLDVNLSVGSIFAIMQVQADGDRNVLHDGQRQVCAGYALYGPSTILVLTDGSEVAGFTCHQGTGDFRLTHPDMKVPSETSEFAINTSRHRYWDAPVRRYVDECVAGEEGARQRAFNMRWTASMVAEIHRILTRGGVFLYPADSNNRDAGGKLRLMYEANPMAMIIERAGGAASTGFGPIMDIQPSGPHQRVPVILGSRSEVERLVEYHTEADSPEH; from the coding sequence ATGACCGATACAACGACGTTGCGCCGCTATTTAACCAAAGGCGATCTGGACCCGAACCTGATCTTTCTGCTTGAAGACATTGCAAGTGCCTGCCGATCGATTGCGAACCTCGTCCGCAACGGCGCGTTTGAGGGCAATCTTGGCTCCGCAAACGCGATAAACGTTCAGGGTGAGACGCAAAAGACGCTCGATATTCTGGCCAACGATGAATTTGAACGGATTTGCTCAAACAGCCCGCGCCTTGCGGCCCTTGTGTCCGAAGAAGTCGAAGAAGTCACATGGTTGAAAGAGCCCGAAGAGGGCGATTACCTGCTCTACTTCGATCCCTTGGATGGCTCGTCAAATCTGGATGTAAATCTTTCAGTGGGATCGATTTTTGCGATCATGCAAGTGCAGGCGGATGGTGATCGCAATGTCCTGCACGACGGCCAACGCCAAGTCTGCGCCGGTTACGCGCTTTATGGCCCGTCGACGATCCTTGTCTTGACTGATGGGTCCGAGGTTGCCGGTTTCACCTGTCATCAGGGCACTGGCGACTTTCGGTTGACCCACCCCGATATGAAAGTCCCAAGCGAGACATCAGAGTTCGCGATCAACACATCGCGCCACCGCTATTGGGACGCCCCCGTTCGCCGCTATGTTGATGAGTGCGTCGCGGGGGAGGAGGGCGCGCGCCAGCGCGCGTTCAACATGCGCTGGACCGCATCAATGGTGGCCGAAATTCACCGCATCCTGACGCGCGGTGGTGTGTTTTTGTATCCAGCCGACAGCAACAACCGCGATGCTGGCGGCAAACTTCGCTTGATGTATGAGGCCAATCCGATGGCGATGATCATCGAACGCGCCGGAGGCGCTGCATCGACCGGCTTTGGCCCGATTATGGATATCCAGCCAAGCGGGCCGCATCAGCGCGTTCCGGTCATTCTTGGCTCGCGATCCGAAGTTGAACGACTTGTCGAATATCACACAGAAGCAGACTCTCCTGAACACTAG
- the fba gene encoding class II fructose-bisphosphate aldolase (catalyzes the reversible aldol condensation of dihydroxyacetonephosphate and glyceraldehyde 3-phosphate in the Calvin cycle, glycolysis, and/or gluconeogenesis), whose product MALVSLRQLLDHAADSTYALPAFNVNNMEQMLAIMAAADATDSPVIMQASRGARAFANDIVLSHLIRAAIKLYPHIPVCMHQDHGNSPATCMSAITNGFSSVMMDGSLLADGKTPSDFAYNVAVTAKVTEMAHLVGVSVEGELGYLGSLETGKGEVEDGHVFDGTLDRASLVTDPQEAAEFVRFTRVDALAVAISTSHGAYKFSRKPDGEILAMDALKDIHARIPDTHLVMHGSSSVPQDLQDKINAYGGEIAPTWGVPVEEIESGIKHGVRKVNIDTDLRMALTGAIRKVFAESPGEFDPRKYLAPGVDAMSAVCRDRFERFGAAGMAGKIKPVPLAQMASRYESANFARAS is encoded by the coding sequence ATGGCACTCGTCTCCCTTCGTCAACTCCTCGATCACGCTGCAGACAGTACTTATGCGCTGCCTGCGTTTAACGTGAACAACATGGAACAGATGTTGGCAATTATGGCCGCCGCAGACGCGACGGACAGTCCGGTTATTATGCAGGCCAGTCGCGGTGCGCGCGCGTTCGCAAACGATATCGTGCTGTCCCATCTGATTCGCGCAGCGATCAAACTCTATCCCCATATTCCCGTTTGCATGCACCAGGATCATGGAAATTCACCAGCAACGTGCATGTCCGCAATCACCAATGGCTTTTCATCAGTCATGATGGACGGGTCATTGTTGGCCGATGGAAAAACACCGTCTGACTTTGCCTATAACGTCGCGGTGACAGCCAAGGTCACCGAAATGGCGCATCTTGTCGGTGTGTCTGTCGAAGGCGAACTTGGCTATTTGGGGTCCCTTGAAACCGGCAAGGGTGAGGTTGAGGACGGACATGTGTTTGACGGCACACTGGACCGCGCATCGCTGGTGACAGATCCGCAAGAAGCGGCTGAATTTGTTCGCTTTACCCGCGTGGATGCACTGGCCGTCGCAATCAGCACCTCCCACGGAGCCTACAAATTCTCGCGCAAGCCGGACGGCGAGATTCTGGCGATGGACGCGCTAAAAGACATCCATGCACGGATTCCGGACACCCATCTGGTCATGCATGGGTCGTCGTCCGTTCCACAGGACCTACAGGATAAAATAAATGCCTATGGCGGGGAAATCGCGCCGACGTGGGGCGTTCCCGTCGAAGAGATCGAGAGCGGGATCAAGCATGGCGTGCGCAAGGTAAACATCGATACCGACCTGCGCATGGCGCTCACAGGTGCGATCCGCAAAGTCTTTGCCGAAAGCCCAGGCGAGTTCGATCCAAGGAAGTATCTGGCGCCGGGCGTCGATGCTATGTCGGCTGTGTGCCGCGATCGTTTTGAACGCTTCGGTGCCGCTGGGATGGCTGGCAAGATCAAGCCTGTCCCGTTGGCACAGATGGCCAGTCGTTATGAAAGCGCAAATTTTGCGCGCGCCAGCTAG
- a CDS encoding iron-containing alcohol dehydrogenase, whose translation MFSFISPQTMHFGRGQSQQTAALAAAYGKTVLLVHGSDVTRAQWLIEGCSNAGLAVKTVSCGNEPSLPDIEQALLQLNGTRPDVVIALGGGSVIDLAKGLAALIPCAGKPLDYLEVVGCGRPLDHPPIPVIALPTTAGTGAEVTKNAVISVPERGLKVSLRDPRMVPQIAIIDASLMEGAPRHVALAAGLDAITQVIEPYLTVKSNPMTDALCRDAIPAGLSVLRDLVEDDAPHAWDSMAWVSTCGGLALANAGLGAVHGFAGVIGGRTNASHGEICGALLPAVLESHLRKAQDGTELHARLQWILHKVDTCFAHKGNGDGISELRRWSKEMGLRGLDDMGVSSLDYPEIAAASANASSMKGNPFHLSQEDLLQILHAAK comes from the coding sequence ATGTTTTCATTTATTAGCCCACAGACCATGCATTTTGGACGGGGCCAAAGCCAGCAGACAGCGGCATTGGCTGCAGCATATGGAAAGACCGTTCTCTTGGTCCACGGGTCCGACGTTACGCGGGCACAATGGCTCATTGAGGGGTGCAGTAATGCGGGCTTGGCGGTAAAAACGGTAAGCTGTGGGAACGAACCAAGCCTGCCAGATATTGAACAAGCGCTATTGCAACTCAACGGGACGCGTCCTGACGTGGTGATTGCGCTGGGCGGTGGGTCCGTCATTGATCTTGCCAAAGGACTTGCAGCCCTGATTCCATGCGCGGGCAAGCCCTTGGATTACCTCGAAGTGGTCGGCTGTGGACGGCCGCTGGACCACCCGCCGATCCCTGTCATCGCGCTGCCCACGACAGCAGGCACGGGGGCTGAAGTGACCAAAAATGCGGTTATCTCAGTGCCGGAACGGGGCCTGAAAGTCAGCCTGCGTGATCCACGCATGGTGCCACAAATCGCGATTATCGACGCAAGTCTTATGGAAGGCGCGCCAAGACATGTTGCCCTCGCGGCTGGATTGGATGCAATTACTCAAGTGATTGAACCCTACCTAACGGTCAAATCAAACCCGATGACGGACGCCCTGTGTCGTGATGCGATTCCGGCGGGTCTTAGCGTCTTGCGCGATTTGGTGGAAGATGATGCGCCGCACGCGTGGGATAGCATGGCTTGGGTCAGTACCTGCGGTGGTTTGGCTTTGGCGAATGCGGGGCTTGGCGCGGTTCATGGTTTTGCCGGTGTGATTGGTGGCAGAACCAATGCGTCCCACGGGGAGATATGTGGTGCGCTTCTTCCTGCCGTTCTGGAATCGCATCTGCGCAAAGCGCAGGACGGGACCGAACTCCATGCGCGGCTTCAGTGGATATTGCATAAGGTGGACACCTGTTTCGCGCATAAAGGAAACGGCGACGGCATTTCCGAGTTGCGCCGCTGGTCCAAAGAAATGGGGTTGCGCGGGTTGGACGACATGGGTGTGTCATCGCTTGACTATCCAGAGATTGCAGCGGCATCCGCCAACGCGTCGTCCATGAAAGGCAATCCATTCCATCTGTCGCAAGAAGACCTCCTGCAAATCTTGCACGCCGCAAAATAG
- a CDS encoding TIGR00730 family Rossman fold protein, which produces MKVDNRRHPFRDSQQDREEASHVPDTPQTRSPAYALAFADPEFMCRDELRPVRLQLELLKPELMLDEQGIESTIVMFGGARIPEPAKKDTARTKTLADLSKYYDEARKFAKLMTHMGKAGENVIVTGGGPGVMEAGNRGAVDAGGRSIGLNIVLPHEQAPNKYVTPELSFNFHYFAIRKMHFLMRAKAITVFPGGFGTLDETFEALTLIQTGRMERIPFLLFGRAFWESIINWDALSDAGTISADDLTLFRFVETAEEAVDALENWEGAGEKRRAIPGR; this is translated from the coding sequence ATGAAAGTCGACAACCGCCGCCACCCATTTCGCGACAGTCAGCAAGACCGCGAAGAGGCGAGCCATGTGCCAGACACGCCGCAGACGCGCTCCCCTGCCTATGCGCTGGCGTTTGCGGACCCGGAATTCATGTGCCGCGATGAATTACGGCCCGTGCGATTGCAGTTGGAATTATTAAAACCGGAATTGATGCTGGACGAACAGGGGATTGAGTCGACGATCGTGATGTTCGGCGGTGCGCGGATACCCGAGCCTGCCAAAAAAGACACCGCACGCACCAAAACGCTGGCGGATCTGTCAAAATATTACGACGAGGCGCGTAAGTTTGCTAAACTGATGACGCATATGGGCAAGGCCGGTGAAAACGTGATCGTCACGGGTGGTGGACCCGGCGTGATGGAGGCGGGCAACCGCGGTGCAGTTGATGCCGGTGGCCGATCCATCGGATTGAACATCGTGCTGCCACACGAACAGGCCCCGAACAAATACGTCACGCCGGAACTGAGTTTCAATTTCCACTACTTTGCGATTCGCAAAATGCATTTCTTGATGCGCGCCAAGGCGATTACGGTTTTCCCCGGCGGATTTGGCACGTTGGACGAAACATTCGAGGCGCTGACGCTGATCCAGACGGGTCGCATGGAACGCATACCGTTTTTGTTGTTCGGTCGTGCGTTTTGGGAAAGCATCATCAATTGGGATGCCCTGTCAGATGCCGGTACGATTTCGGCGGACGATCTGACGTTGTTCCGGTTTGTGGAAACCGCCGAAGAAGCGGTAGATGCTTTGGAGAACTGGGAAGGCGCGGGCGAAAAGCGCCGGGCTATTCCGGGGCGCTGA
- a CDS encoding asparaginase yields the protein MSDPIDFVELWRGGMLESVHRGHAVVVDEAGEIVHQWGDPDAVVFPRSSAKMLQALPMVESGVADRCGLTTEQLALSCASHSGAAIHTDRVQRWLKDLEQTDDAFNCGPQWPADTPAKNGLIRGNANPCRYHNNCSGKHCGFLTMTKANGWGPNYVAIDHPLQVGIKQVVEELTEESSAGWGIDGCSAPNFASSLHGIGRAMATFASADDSTTRGGAMVRLRNGMMAHPELIANEDRACTHLMRAAKGKAAVKTGAEGFFIAILPELRLGVALKIIDGTTRASECAMAAILCRLGVLDPNDPSVKAYCNPDLVNFAGLITGDMRPSAALA from the coding sequence ATGTCTGATCCAATCGATTTTGTTGAACTTTGGCGCGGAGGTATGCTGGAAAGCGTCCATCGTGGTCACGCTGTTGTGGTCGATGAGGCAGGTGAGATTGTACACCAGTGGGGTGATCCGGACGCTGTGGTCTTCCCGCGCAGCTCTGCCAAGATGCTGCAAGCGCTGCCGATGGTGGAAAGTGGCGTGGCGGATCGGTGCGGGCTAACAACTGAGCAGCTGGCACTATCCTGCGCGTCCCATTCGGGGGCGGCGATCCATACGGACAGGGTTCAGCGCTGGTTGAAAGACCTTGAGCAGACGGATGATGCGTTCAATTGCGGCCCGCAGTGGCCCGCCGATACGCCCGCAAAAAACGGGTTGATCAGGGGCAACGCCAACCCGTGCCGCTATCACAACAATTGTTCAGGCAAACACTGCGGATTTCTGACGATGACCAAGGCGAACGGATGGGGGCCGAACTACGTTGCGATCGACCATCCGCTGCAAGTCGGCATCAAACAGGTGGTTGAGGAGTTGACCGAAGAATCGTCGGCGGGCTGGGGCATTGATGGATGCAGCGCGCCGAATTTCGCGTCCAGCCTTCACGGGATCGGGCGCGCCATGGCGACGTTCGCCAGTGCCGACGACAGCACAACACGCGGCGGTGCGATGGTACGGCTGCGCAACGGGATGATGGCGCATCCTGAATTGATCGCCAACGAGGACCGCGCTTGCACCCATTTGATGCGGGCTGCCAAGGGCAAGGCGGCGGTGAAGACAGGTGCCGAAGGATTTTTCATAGCGATCCTGCCAGAATTGAGGCTGGGCGTTGCATTGAAGATCATCGACGGCACGACACGCGCATCAGAATGCGCGATGGCGGCGATTCTGTGCAGGTTGGGTGTGCTGGACCCCAATGATCCGAGCGTGAAAGCCTACTGCAATCCAGACCTTGTGAATTTCGCGGGGCTTATTACCGGCGACATGCGACCTAGCGCGGCGCTTGCCTAG
- a CDS encoding invasion associated locus B family protein gives MISKISHAIGAFALMTATTTLGTSAIAQDTSSNRVAANTDWSVFVESDPTECWAVSAPKETVNSRDGQVVSVRRGEVLLFVFYRPGAGVNGQVTFTGGYPFASGSTAELDIGGTTYELFTEGEWAWPATPEDDASIVAAMKRGSAATVSARSGRGTVTRDTFSLLGFTAGVEEAANRCSG, from the coding sequence ATGATTTCAAAGATTTCGCACGCGATTGGCGCGTTCGCCCTTATGACCGCCACCACAACATTGGGCACATCTGCAATCGCGCAGGACACCAGTTCAAACCGCGTTGCGGCCAACACTGATTGGTCGGTTTTCGTTGAAAGCGATCCGACCGAATGTTGGGCCGTTTCTGCGCCTAAGGAAACTGTAAACTCCCGCGATGGGCAGGTCGTATCTGTGCGCCGGGGCGAGGTTTTATTGTTCGTATTCTATCGCCCGGGTGCTGGCGTGAACGGCCAAGTGACGTTCACGGGCGGCTATCCGTTCGCAAGTGGATCGACAGCCGAACTCGATATTGGTGGGACCACTTATGAGTTGTTCACCGAAGGCGAATGGGCTTGGCCCGCAACGCCGGAAGATGACGCAAGCATCGTTGCTGCGATGAAACGCGGTTCAGCGGCCACCGTGTCGGCTCGGTCCGGTCGTGGTACAGTCACCCGTGACACCTTCTCGCTGCTCGGCTTTACGGCGGGCGTCGAAGAAGCCGCGAACCGCTGTTCTGGCTGA
- the rlmN gene encoding 23S rRNA (adenine(2503)-C(2))-methyltransferase RlmN produces the protein MQPQTPITQDVMTIKRILPEDGLTNIVGLTRDQLRDALIGVGVTEKQAKMRVNQVWQWLYHWGVREFDVMTNLSKDFRATLAEHFKIELPEVVTKDVSTDGTRKYLVRIAGGHEVEVVYIPEKDRGTLCISSQVGCTLTCSFCHTGTQKLVRNLTAGEIIGQVMLARDDLNEWPEPGQGTGDNGPRLLSNIVLMGMGEPLYNFENVRDAMKIAMDGEGIALSRRRITLSTSGVVPEIHRTANEIGCMLAISFHGTTDEIRDKLVPINKKWNLEKLLEALAAYPKVSNSERITFEYVMLKDVNDSDEDARRLVKLIEGIPAKINLIPFNEWPGAPYKRSDSDRIKAFADIIYNAGYASPIRRPRGEDIMAACGQLKSATERARKSRKQIDADAGL, from the coding sequence ATGCAGCCGCAAACGCCCATCACCCAAGACGTCATGACGATCAAACGCATTCTCCCTGAGGACGGCCTGACAAACATCGTCGGCCTGACGCGCGATCAACTGCGCGATGCACTGATTGGCGTTGGCGTGACCGAAAAACAGGCCAAGATGCGGGTCAACCAAGTCTGGCAATGGCTCTACCATTGGGGGGTGCGTGAATTTGATGTGATGACGAACCTGTCAAAAGACTTTCGTGCGACACTTGCCGAACATTTCAAAATCGAACTTCCTGAAGTCGTCACCAAAGACGTGTCCACGGACGGGACCCGCAAATATCTCGTGCGCATCGCGGGCGGCCATGAGGTTGAGGTGGTCTATATTCCTGAAAAAGATCGTGGCACCCTGTGCATCTCAAGCCAGGTTGGCTGCACGCTGACCTGTTCGTTCTGTCACACAGGCACGCAAAAACTGGTCCGCAACCTGACGGCAGGTGAGATTATTGGCCAAGTTATGCTGGCCCGCGATGACCTGAACGAATGGCCCGAACCGGGGCAGGGCACGGGCGACAATGGCCCGCGCCTTTTGTCTAACATCGTGTTGATGGGCATGGGTGAGCCGCTTTATAATTTTGAAAACGTGCGGGACGCGATGAAGATCGCAATGGACGGCGAAGGCATCGCACTGTCGCGCCGCCGCATCACGCTGTCGACGTCTGGTGTCGTGCCGGAAATTCACCGCACTGCCAATGAAATCGGCTGCATGCTGGCAATTTCGTTCCACGGAACCACGGACGAAATTCGCGATAAACTGGTGCCGATCAACAAAAAGTGGAACCTTGAAAAACTGCTCGAAGCATTGGCCGCTTATCCGAAAGTCTCCAATTCCGAACGCATCACATTCGAATACGTAATGCTGAAAGACGTCAACGATTCAGACGAAGACGCGCGGCGACTGGTAAAATTGATCGAAGGCATCCCCGCCAAAATCAACCTGATCCCGTTCAACGAATGGCCCGGCGCACCCTACAAACGCTCCGATTCGGATCGCATCAAGGCATTCGCGGACATCATCTACAACGCAGGCTACGCATCACCGATCCGCAGGCCGCGTGGCGAAGACATCATGGCCGCCTGTGGTCAGTTGAAATCCGCCACCGAACGCGCCCGTAAATCGCGCAAACAAATCGACGCGGACGCCGGACTCTAA
- a CDS encoding serine/threonine dehydratase has translation MTITQSDINAAATRIKGHVHVTPVMRSSAFGLPLQFKLEHTQITGSFKARGAFNSLLTADVPPAGIVAASGGNHGAAVAHAAKTLGHEAHIFVPEFAGPAKIDVIRQTGATLHIVAGAYADAAAAANAHQAATGALDIHPYNGPATLAGQGTCFQEWDAQGLDADTIIIAIGGGGLIGGAMVWFKDRNIIGVETETTNSMHAALQHGPETDVDVSGICANALGAKRVGRMAYDIAKGRDLQTLLLPDAAIAHAQKLLWQNLRQLVEPAGAAALAAITSGAYKPAKGEKVAILLCGANPAPIPI, from the coding sequence ATGACCATTACCCAATCTGACATAAACGCCGCCGCGACCCGCATTAAGGGCCACGTTCATGTCACGCCCGTCATGCGCTCAAGCGCGTTCGGGCTGCCACTGCAATTCAAGCTGGAACACACGCAAATCACCGGCTCGTTCAAAGCACGCGGCGCGTTCAATTCGCTGCTGACAGCGGATGTGCCGCCCGCTGGTATCGTTGCCGCATCCGGTGGCAATCATGGCGCTGCCGTTGCACATGCCGCTAAAACGCTGGGCCATGAGGCGCACATTTTTGTTCCCGAATTCGCAGGCCCTGCCAAGATTGACGTGATCCGTCAAACCGGCGCGACGCTGCATATTGTTGCGGGTGCCTACGCCGATGCCGCCGCCGCCGCCAATGCGCATCAGGCGGCGACAGGCGCGCTCGACATTCATCCCTACAATGGCCCCGCAACCCTTGCGGGGCAGGGCACCTGTTTTCAAGAATGGGACGCGCAGGGGTTGGACGCGGACACCATCATCATCGCGATTGGCGGTGGCGGTCTGATCGGCGGTGCGATGGTGTGGTTCAAGGATCGAAACATAATCGGTGTCGAAACCGAAACGACCAATTCGATGCATGCGGCCTTGCAACATGGCCCCGAAACCGACGTCGATGTGTCCGGCATTTGTGCGAACGCACTGGGCGCAAAGCGTGTCGGGCGTATGGCATATGATATTGCCAAAGGCCGCGATCTGCAAACCCTGCTTTTGCCCGATGCGGCGATTGCCCATGCCCAAAAACTGCTTTGGCAAAATCTGCGCCAATTGGTTGAACCGGCAGGTGCTGCCGCCCTCGCCGCGATCACATCGGGGGCCTATAAGCCCGCCAAGGGCGAAAAGGTTGCGATCCTTTTGTGCGGTGCCAATCCCGCCCCTATCCCTATTTAA